The following are from one region of the Nicotiana tabacum cultivar K326 chromosome 3, ASM71507v2, whole genome shotgun sequence genome:
- the LOC107770334 gene encoding uncharacterized protein LOC107770334, giving the protein MAPTQPPSATTDMAQGPSTSTALEIPSSTVYPLTAHRLNQTLSNINNWMQTTTSKLSVLATSVATQSIPPPPQVPQSVEDTLKELLDNQKKLIDAIDSHGKELKELAREAKKMRKSRASKESVKELRVEVERLKADHLPLDLLLHDPAPAAQPQPEQETERPPKRKRVIPHNDDAVIELEDLQGDSSS; this is encoded by the coding sequence atggctcctactcagcctccttCCGCCACAACAGACATGGCCCAAGGACCCTCCACTTCTACAGCTCTAGAGATTCCTTCATCCACTGTATATCCTTTGACTGCCCACCGCCTAAACCAGACCCTTTCcaacatcaacaactggatgcagacaaccacttctaagctgtctgtacTAGCTACTTCGGTGGCAACCCAGTCAATACCTCCTCCgccacaggtcccacagtcagTGGAGGACACTCTGAAGGAGCTTCTAGACAATCAGAAGAAGCTAATAGATGCTATTGATTCTCATGGCAAGGAATtgaaggagcttgctagggaggcgaagaaaatgagaaagtctcGGGCTTCAAAAGAGTCGGTGAAGGAGCTAAGggtggaggtagagaggttgaaGGCGGATCACTTGCCTCTGGATCTGTTATTGCATGACccggctccagcagctcagccccAGCCAGAGCAAGAGACAGAGAGGccacccaagaggaagagggtgattccccaTAATGATGATGCTGTCATAGAGTTGGAGGACCTGCAAGGAGATTCCTCTAGCTAG